TTTTAACAGCGGCTTTCCGTCAAACTGCTCTCCCCACAGAGAAACAACGTCGTAACCTTCCAAACGGAAGACCTGTTTTCTGCCCGGATACATTTTCTTTCCGCTACTCGTTTTCATAACAGGCTGTCCATCAAATTCAACAAGCTTGTAAACAAAATCTATATAAGGCGCATCAGCTGACGTTCCTACCTTCGTTCCAACTCCAAACCCATCAACAGGCGCACCAGAGGAGATAATTTCTTTAATCCTGTATTCATCAAGACCACCGCTAACGATAATTTTGACGTAATCCATTCCAGCTTCGTCTAAAAGCCTCCGCGCTATTTTCGCAAGCTCTTCCACATTACCACTATCAAGCCTTATACCTTTTAACCTGAAACCTCTCTTTAAAAGCTCCTCCCCAACTTCTATCGCTTTCTTAACGCCTTCAACTGTATCGTAGGTATCGACCAAAAGTACCGTATTATTGGGGAAAACCTTAGCGTAAGCTCTAAAAGCTTCTTCTTCACTTTCAAAAGACATAATGAAAGAATGAGCAACCGTTCCAACAACTGGAACGCCGTAAATTTTTCCTGCAAGAACGTTAGAAGTCGCATCAAATCCCGCCAAATAACAGCTTCTCGCGACTTTCAAACCTGCATCAATACCGTGAGTTCTCCTTAAAGAAAAATCCGCCAAAACCCTCCCCTCAGCAACAGAATAAACACGCGCTGCTTTAGAAGCTATCAGCGAAGAAATATGAATCTGGTTCATCACAAACGTTTCAAGGAGCTGCGCTTCCGCTATCGGCGCTTCCACCCTTAAAACCGGTTCATACTGAAAGAACGGCGTTCCTTCATCCATAGCATAGACATCACCAGAAAAAGAAAATTCCTTTAAGTAATCCAAAAACCAGTCAGGAAAAATCTTCAAAGAGAATAGGTAATCAATGTCATCTTTTGAGAAATGAAACTCTTCCAAAGCCTTCAGAACTTCCTCTAAACCTGCAAAAACCAAATAATTACGCTTTTCAGGAAGCTCTC
This region of Desulfurobacterium pacificum genomic DNA includes:
- a CDS encoding nicotinate phosphoribosyltransferase, which codes for MVSPLFTDLYQLTMMCAYLENGKKERAAFELFVRELPEKRNYLVFAGLEEVLKALEEFHFSKDDIDYLFSLKIFPDWFLDYLKEFSFSGDVYAMDEGTPFFQYEPVLRVEAPIAEAQLLETFVMNQIHISSLIASKAARVYSVAEGRVLADFSLRRTHGIDAGLKVARSCYLAGFDATSNVLAGKIYGVPVVGTVAHSFIMSFESEEEAFRAYAKVFPNNTVLLVDTYDTVEGVKKAIEVGEELLKRGFRLKGIRLDSGNVEELAKIARRLLDEAGMDYVKIIVSGGLDEYRIKEIISSGAPVDGFGVGTKVGTSADAPYIDFVYKLVEFDGQPVMKTSSGKKMYPGRKQVFRLEGYDVVSLWGEQFDGKPLLKQFMKDGRVVESLPSLNEVREYTIEQLHSLPESVLSIDRKVNYRVDISDSLNRLYKELRERLLGGSRS